The genomic stretch ACGGCGTGGTGCCGGAGAGCAAGCTGAAGGAGCTGGGGATCCTGTGATGACGGTGAGGGCTCAGCGCCGCTGAGCCTCTCGCATGTCCGGAGAAAACAGGGGGCGCACGGCCGTGCGCCCCCTTTCTCTGTCTCGATGGGCTTATCGGCCTGGGGGGAAGATGCTCACCTCATCCCCATCGCGGACGGGCGCCATCAGCCCGCCGACGTACTCCAGGTTGCGCCCGTTCAGCCGGATGTTCCAGTCCCGGCGAGGTCGATATACCCTGTTGACCGTCAGCCAGGGGGTCCCCTGGTCATCCAGGCGATAGTCCCCCTCCCAGCTCACGTCGAATACCTCTTCTCGGGCCTCAGGGAAGTAGTTGAAGAACTTGTGCAGCACGTGCTCGCCGCGCGCCCCCGCGGCGAGGCGCAGGGTCAGTCGCTCTCGCTGGGTGAGCTGTCGCATGCGGCCGTATAGGGACACGGTGACCTGGTACTCCCCCTCGTCCAGGGCCCGGGCGACCCGGTAGCCGGCCATCATCAGATGCAGGTGCATGGAGAGCAGCTTGTTCCACCCCGCCAGCGCTCGGGCGACCGCGGCCGCGTCCCGCATCTCGGCCGCCAGGTAGCTGGCGAAGTTCGCGTGCACCAGGCTGATCGCGCCGGTCACGTAGATCTCGGGGACGTGGATGCGGCGAGGCCCATGCCCGGCATGGTACTTCCCCGCGCGGAACAGGTAACGTGCCATGTCATCGCTCATGTCCAGGCCCAGCGTGCGCGCCAGCCACACGGTGAAGAAGCGACGACGCTCGGCCAGATGCTCCGGGTCGGCCCCCTGTTCCCATCCCAGGATCTCGGCCGTCGCCTCGAAGCGAAGCAGGTGGTCGTAGGCTCCGGCGACCAGCTCCGGACCACGTCGCATCAGGATCTCGACCGTCTGGAGCATGGCGTCCATATCGGCCTGGTTGAGATCCAGGAAGCTTCGCAGGTGATGCCATTGTTCCTCTGGGGTGGCCATCAACCCGGTAAGCTCGATGGGGGAAGCGCTGCCGTTGGTTCTGCTCATGATCACCTCCCGATCCGTTAGCCGCCCGCGCGTAACACCTTCTTCTTCAGCCGGCTCACGACCGCCTCGATGGCCTGGGGCTCGCCGGTGAACGTGATCTCGGTGACGCCCAGCCGGATGGCCCCGATGTGGATGGGATCCCCGGCCGTGATGCGGGCCTCCCAGTCCGGGCCGGCGATGTGTCCGGGCTCGGCCTCCTGGCCTCCGAGGTCCTTCAGATACTCCGCGACCAGCCAGGGGCCGATGCCGCGCAGGCGCAATTTCGTCATCCGCCTCCCACCGGTGGGAACAGGCTCATCTCATCCTGGTCTTCAACGGGGGTGTCCAACCCATCCATGTATTCCAGCAGGCGTCCGTTGAGGAGCACTCGCACGAACCCGGTGGGGTTCCCGTCTGCGTCCCATAACTTCTCGGACAGGGCCGGGTACTGGGCGGTCAGGCGGCGCAGCACCTCGCGCGCCGTGGTCTTCCCGTCGAGATCCAGCGTGATCTCGTCGGTGCCCAGGAGATCTCTCAGTGTGGCGTACACCCGTATTCGCATGATCTGGATCGCCTCTCCGTGCCGTTCCGGCGGTTGGCCTGGCCCTATCATACGCGGCCTTTCCCGCCTGTCAAGTCGTTTTCCGGGAGGCCGTGTATCCTTTCTACGGGGAGTGTTTGGGCGAGGGGGCTTCGCATCGCTCCTGAGAGCTTGCGATGGGCGCCTCGCGGAATCTTCGCTATTTTGGGTGTATCCCGCCGCAGACCGTGCGTTCCTTCTCCGGG from Chloroflexota bacterium encodes the following:
- a CDS encoding DUF1952 domain-containing protein, whose translation is MTKLRLRGIGPWLVAEYLKDLGGQEAEPGHIAGPDWEARITAGDPIHIGAIRLGVTEITFTGEPQAIEAVVSRLKKKVLRAGG
- a CDS encoding MoaD/ThiS family protein yields the protein MIGPGQPPERHGEAIQIMRIRVYATLRDLLGTDEITLDLDGKTTAREVLRRLTAQYPALSEKLWDADGNPTGFVRVLLNGRLLEYMDGLDTPVEDQDEMSLFPPVGGG